One Apteryx mantelli isolate bAptMan1 chromosome 22, bAptMan1.hap1, whole genome shotgun sequence genomic region harbors:
- the WSB1 gene encoding WD repeat and SOCS box-containing protein 1 — protein MASFPLDVNEKLIARSRTVGELLAPTSPFDKKCGRENWTVAFAPDGSYFAWSQGHRIVKLVPWSQCLNNFLLHGTKNVANSISTRLSRQNSDNGQKNKPCEHIIDCGDIVWSLAFGSSVPEKQSRCVNIEWHRFKFGQDQLLLATGLNNGRIKIWDVYTGKLLLNLMDHTEVVRDLTFAPDGSLILVSASRDKTLRVWDLKDDGNMMKVLRGHQNWVYGCAFSPDSSILCSVGASKAVFLWDMDKYSMIRKLEGHHNDVVACEFSPDGALLATASYDTRVYVWDPHIGVILMEFGHLFPPPTPIFAGGANDRWVRSVSFSHDGLHIASLADDKMVRFWRIDEDHPVQVAPLNNGLCCTFSTDGSVLAAGTQDGSVYFWATPKQVSSLQHLCRMAIRRVMPTSLVKNLPIPSKVVEFLCYQI, from the exons ATGGCCAGCTTTCCCCTGGATGTCAACGAGAAGCTCATCG ctcGGTCACGTACTGTAGGAGAACTCTTAGCCCCAACTTCTCCTTTTGACAAGAAGTGTGGACGTGAAAACTGGACTGTTGCATTTGCTCCTGATGGCTCATACTTCGCTTGGTCACAAGGGCATCGCATAGTGAAGCTGGTTCCCTGGTCTCAGTGCCTTAATAACTT cttGTTGCATGGCACAAAGAATGTGGCAAATTCAATCAGTACAAGACTTTCGAGACAGAACAGTGATAACGGTCAAAAAAATAAGCCTTGTGAACATATAATAGACTGTGGTGATATAGTCTGGAGTCTTGCTTTTGGGTCTTCAGTGCCTGAAAAGCAGAGCCGCTGTGTGAATATAGAATGGCATCGTTTCAAATTTGGGCAAGACCAGCTTCTCCTTGCAACAGGCTTGAACAATGGGCGCATCAAGATATGGGATGTATATACAG GAAAACTCCTCCTTAACCTGATGGACCATACAGAAGTTGTTAGAGATTTAACCTTTGCTCCAGATGGCAGCCTGATTTTAGTGTCTGCATCAAGAGACAAAACACTGAGAGTGTGGGACCTGAAAGATGATG GAAATATGATGAAAGTATTAAGAGGACACCAGAACTGGGTATATGGTTGTGCATTCTCTCCAGACTCTTCCATTCTCTGTTCTGTTGGAGCTAGTAAAGCA GTTTTTCTCTGGGATATGGATAAATACTCCATGATACGGAAACTAGAAGGACATCACAATGATGTCGTAGCCTGTGAGTTTTCTCCTGATGGAGCTTTACTGGCTACTGCATCTTATGATACTCGAGTTTATGTCTGGGATCCACATATTGGAGTTATTCTTATGGAATTTGG GCATCTGTTTCCCCCTCCTACTCCAATATTTGCTGGAGGAGCAAATGACCGATGGGTCAGATCTGTATCTTTTAGTCACGATGGACTACATATTGCAAGTCTTGCTGATGATAA AATGGTGAGGTTCTGGAGAATTGATGAAGATCACCCTGTACAAGTTGCACCTTTGAACAATGGGCTCTGCTGTACCTTTTCTACTGATGGCAGTGTTCTAGCTGCAGG GACACAGGATGGAAGTGTGTATTTCTGGGCAACTCCGAAACAAGTTTCCAGTCTCCAACACCTGTGTCGTATGGCAATTCGAAGAGTGATGCCCACCAGCCTAGTCAAGAACTTACCTATCCCATCAAAAGTGGTGGAGTTCCTTTGTTACCAGATTTAA